A portion of the Acidobacteriota bacterium genome contains these proteins:
- a CDS encoding galactokinase — protein MTLDFTGRLHAAGYDRVAAQSRAVWLERASAEFARVTGAPPLWHWSVPGRIEIFGKHTDYAGGRSLLSAVPRGFAVVGRPRADACVRVIDARHGDVAIIDIHDTERGWKGWANYVAVTVRRLADNFPGASLGMDIAIASDLPRAAGLSSSSALVVGIALALIRRGELDLRDDWQQVIGSVEDLAWYLGCVENGLSYKSLEGTRGVGTHGGSQDHTAILACRPGVVSHYSFMPVVAHGVSPMPEAWRFVVASSGVHADKAGSVRDRYNRASLAVRALVAIWNAEHPATPAMSLAAALDSHADAEGQLRAAVLRSDPEGFTREDLDRRLTQFVHETARVPLAAAAFANADFAELHRLAAASQDGAERLLGNQIPETVALVAMACEEGAFAASAFGAGFGGSVWAVVPASGADAFGAAWLAKYRSAYRHRDTADWFSAVRGPGAVEVAATE, from the coding sequence GTGACCCTGGATTTTACCGGTCGTCTACACGCCGCCGGCTACGATCGAGTCGCGGCGCAGAGCCGGGCAGTGTGGCTTGAACGCGCGTCGGCTGAGTTTGCACGCGTCACCGGCGCGCCTCCGTTGTGGCATTGGTCAGTGCCCGGTCGCATCGAAATTTTCGGCAAACACACCGACTACGCAGGTGGGCGGTCGCTCCTCTCGGCCGTGCCTCGCGGCTTTGCCGTGGTTGGCCGGCCCCGGGCGGATGCGTGTGTGCGCGTGATTGACGCACGCCACGGTGATGTGGCGATCATCGATATCCACGATACCGAGCGCGGGTGGAAGGGCTGGGCGAACTACGTGGCGGTGACGGTGCGGCGTCTGGCCGACAATTTTCCTGGTGCGTCGCTCGGGATGGACATTGCGATCGCCAGCGATTTGCCTCGCGCGGCAGGACTCAGTAGTTCAAGCGCGCTTGTGGTGGGCATCGCCCTGGCGCTGATTCGCCGCGGTGAGCTCGACCTACGCGATGACTGGCAGCAGGTGATTGGTTCAGTCGAGGACCTGGCCTGGTACCTGGGCTGCGTGGAAAACGGTCTGTCCTACAAGTCGCTTGAAGGGACCCGGGGTGTGGGCACCCACGGCGGCAGCCAGGACCACACGGCCATCCTCGCCTGCCGCCCCGGCGTGGTGAGCCATTACAGCTTCATGCCGGTGGTGGCTCATGGCGTGTCGCCCATGCCCGAGGCCTGGCGTTTTGTGGTGGCCTCGAGCGGTGTCCACGCGGACAAGGCGGGCAGCGTCCGTGACCGGTATAACCGCGCCTCGCTGGCGGTGCGGGCCCTGGTCGCGATCTGGAACGCCGAGCATCCCGCCACACCGGCGATGTCGCTGGCGGCCGCTCTGGACAGCCACGCGGACGCAGAAGGGCAACTGCGCGCCGCCGTCCTGCGGTCGGACCCTGAGGGCTTTACCCGGGAAGACCTCGACCGGCGTTTGACGCAGTTTGTGCACGAAACTGCACGCGTGCCCCTGGCCGCGGCGGCGTTTGCCAACGCAGACTTCGCGGAATTGCACAGATTGGCAGCGGCCTCCCAGGACGGTGCCGAGCGCCTGCTGGGCAACCAGATCCCAGAAACGGTGGCACTGGTGGCGATGGCCTGCGAAGAGGGCGCGTTCGCCGCCTCGGCGTTTGGCGCCGGCTTTGGCGGCAGCGTCTGGGCCGTGGTGCCTGCCTCAGGCGCCGATGCGTTCGGCGCGGCCTGGCTGGCGAAGTACCGCAGCGCATACCGGCATCGGGATACCGCCGACTGGTTTTCGGCGGTCCGGGGACCCGGCGCCGTCGAAGTGGCCGCTACTGAATGA
- a CDS encoding ferredoxin family protein, whose product MAYIITEPCIGTKDTACVDVCPVDCIHPRKDEPDYETTKILYIHPDECIDCGACVPACPVEAIFALDETPDKWKSFIEENAAYYRK is encoded by the coding sequence ATGGCGTACATCATTACCGAGCCCTGCATCGGCACCAAAGACACGGCGTGTGTCGACGTGTGCCCGGTCGACTGCATTCATCCCCGTAAAGACGAACCGGACTACGAAACGACCAAGATTCTCTATATCCACCCGGATGAGTGCATCGATTGCGGCGCGTGTGTGCCGGCGTGCCCGGTTGAAGCGATCTTCGCGCTCGACGAAACCCCGGACAAGTGGAAGAGCTTCATCGAAGAGAACGCGGCGTACTACCGCAAATAG
- a CDS encoding type I pantothenate kinase, giving the protein MGSPYLDFDRGSWAALRVATPLTLGEADLAELRGLNERVSLAEVETIYLALSRLLNLHVSATQRLHTATDTFLGTTGHAPPPYVIGVAGSVAVGKSTFARILRALLARWTNHPRVDLVTTDGFLRSNRDLEARGLLHRKGFPESYDVRKLVQFMADVKEAAGAVHAPVYSHQAYDIVPGEFQVVDRPDIVIVEGLNVLQTGDGLPDRPARVFVSDFFDFSIYIDAAEADIEAWYVARFLALRETVFKDPRSYFHRYASLTNDQAIETAQDIWRTINGVNLRENIRPTRDRARLVFEKGPAHAVTRIRLRNV; this is encoded by the coding sequence GTGGGGTCGCCGTACCTCGACTTTGACCGCGGGTCGTGGGCGGCCCTCAGGGTCGCCACGCCGCTGACGCTGGGTGAGGCTGACCTCGCCGAACTGCGGGGCCTCAACGAGCGTGTGTCGCTCGCCGAAGTCGAGACCATCTATCTGGCCTTGTCGCGGCTGCTGAACCTGCACGTCAGTGCCACGCAGCGGCTGCACACGGCCACCGACACGTTTCTTGGCACCACCGGGCACGCGCCGCCACCCTATGTGATTGGAGTGGCCGGCAGCGTGGCGGTGGGCAAGAGTACGTTTGCCCGCATCCTCCGCGCGCTGCTCGCGCGATGGACCAATCACCCGCGCGTCGATCTGGTCACCACCGACGGCTTCCTCCGGTCCAACCGCGACCTCGAGGCGCGGGGGCTCTTGCACCGCAAGGGGTTTCCCGAAAGTTACGACGTCCGGAAACTCGTGCAGTTCATGGCCGACGTCAAGGAGGCGGCCGGTGCCGTCCACGCGCCCGTCTACTCGCACCAGGCGTATGACATCGTGCCCGGCGAATTCCAGGTCGTCGATCGTCCCGACATCGTGATTGTGGAAGGGTTGAACGTGCTGCAGACCGGCGACGGACTGCCCGACCGCCCCGCGCGGGTCTTCGTCTCGGACTTCTTCGATTTTTCGATCTACATCGACGCCGCCGAGGCGGATATCGAAGCCTGGTACGTGGCGCGCTTCCTGGCGTTGCGCGAGACGGTCTTCAAGGATCCGCGTTCGTACTTCCATCGGTATGCCAGCCTCACCAACGACCAGGCCATCGAGACCGCGCAGGATATCTGGCGGACGATCAACGGCGTCAATCTGCGCGAGAACATCCGTCCCACACGCGACCGCGCCCGCCTCGTCTTCGAAAAAGGCCCCGCGCACGCGGTCACGCGTATTCGCCTCCGAAACGTCTGA
- a CDS encoding acyl-CoA thioesterase produces the protein MVQVVLPNDANPLGFILGGTVMHLIDIAGAIACHRHTRSLLVTAAVDGLQFLHSIKVGDMIILQARVTATWTTSLEVEVEVFSEETLTGTRRMTSRAYLTFVAIDRGGTRVPIPPLELSSDLERQKAAEADERRAARLKAKQRLTP, from the coding sequence ATGGTGCAGGTCGTCCTGCCCAACGATGCCAACCCGCTGGGGTTCATCCTGGGTGGCACGGTCATGCACCTGATCGACATCGCCGGCGCGATTGCCTGCCATCGCCACACGCGCAGTTTGCTGGTGACGGCAGCCGTTGACGGACTGCAGTTTCTGCATTCCATCAAGGTCGGCGACATGATCATCCTGCAGGCGCGCGTCACCGCGACGTGGACGACCTCGCTCGAAGTGGAGGTCGAGGTGTTTTCAGAAGAGACGCTGACCGGGACACGCCGCATGACCAGCCGCGCCTACCTCACGTTTGTCGCCATCGATCGCGGCGGCACGCGTGTGCCGATTCCGCCGCTGGAGCTGTCGAGTGATCTGGAACGCCAGAAAGCGGCGGAAGCCGACGAACGCCGCGCGGCGAGACTCAAGGCCAAGCAACGCCTGACGCCTTGA
- a CDS encoding PD40 domain-containing protein, with protein MTTVLFLALAVLTIGLAPAIASAQTPYVPYFGKNRVKYDKFDWHIYETEHFEIYYYPEIEPHLERITGYLESAYVRISSELKHDLAARAKVVLFKTQSEFQQQDISGSELPEGVLAFAEPYRDRLVLPIDEPPDQLYRLITHELTHIFEFDVIPRGLLGSAIPLWVDEGLANYMAGYWNVLDLMQVRDAALSDNVPRMSEFESQPLSGRLPYSMGHAAFEFISSRWGQDGLRQFLFSLRKNVIGGGESAFEEALRLKPEEFDEQFDRYIKDRFKPFRDKERPADYGRDLAPRRDRTPYVSVLSIEPSPIGDVIAAVVGNTRDQELDIILISAKDGQFVKNLTKGFDKDRGFEYIATAGGLRGNLVPWITWSPKGDRLAYFARTEKSKTLVIQDVVSGRTVQKLALNTIDGPESPAFSPDGMRVTFSGLQGATGDIFVVDLGTGQVTNVTNDAFADYAPSFAPDGRSLVYSARISGNDKLFRVALDGGAKTQLTFGTHDDTGAKFLDPKTVVFTSTATDPAVMLTPEVARNGNIPNVWSLDVTNGELKQWTDAATGNVSPVALPEGSAMKVAFVSYNKGQNGIHIINREKPLLTVPSSDFGAPAPIVDFQPPMSHTLLKQNMHRKGMFEKMTLDGRPPVNLGVTSGGDLFGGTQISFSDVLGGKQVNFFAASVSQYRTLSLSYINIESRLQYALQAFSQDTFFYGQLDGYLYQLGLTPFIDRDLAQAVRTQRGMTGFGIYPFNRYSRVELSGGYVYLQERYEDPALQQLSQEYQEQQFGTQLFQSGHMIPLGLTFVHETTVFRDYGPVAGKTASIGVSWSPKFSKSLSRRTVDVDARYYKRLGVNGTLAFRARGLQSWGDNPEFLPFGGNSEMRGYEYLEFLGHKAFFGNVELRIPLIEAMLTPLGVLGGIRGTLFFNVGGAGINGQSFSPWTSNDELVTPLLGFEFDPTTGVYNPVFDTNTYVVSGFRLKDARASYGIGLQSFLLGFPMHFDWSWKTMFNKDYEDLIFAAEGGSQTFRKRKFSFWIGYDF; from the coding sequence ATGACGACTGTCCTGTTCCTGGCCCTGGCCGTCCTGACGATCGGACTGGCGCCCGCAATCGCATCGGCGCAGACGCCGTACGTGCCCTACTTCGGCAAAAACCGCGTCAAGTACGACAAGTTCGACTGGCACATCTACGAAACCGAGCACTTCGAGATTTACTACTACCCGGAGATCGAGCCCCATCTCGAACGGATCACGGGGTATCTCGAAAGCGCCTACGTGCGCATCAGTTCCGAACTCAAACACGACCTGGCGGCCCGGGCCAAGGTGGTGCTGTTCAAGACGCAGAGTGAATTCCAGCAGCAGGACATTTCGGGCAGCGAACTGCCGGAAGGCGTGCTCGCGTTTGCCGAGCCGTATCGCGATCGCCTGGTGCTGCCAATCGACGAACCGCCCGACCAGCTCTACCGGCTCATCACTCATGAGCTGACGCACATCTTCGAATTCGACGTGATCCCGCGCGGCCTTCTGGGATCGGCCATCCCGCTCTGGGTGGATGAAGGCCTGGCCAACTACATGGCCGGGTACTGGAACGTGCTGGACCTGATGCAGGTGCGCGACGCGGCGCTCTCGGACAACGTGCCGCGCATGAGCGAATTCGAGAGCCAGCCGCTGTCGGGCCGGCTGCCCTACTCGATGGGCCACGCGGCGTTTGAATTCATCTCGAGCCGTTGGGGCCAGGACGGGCTTCGCCAGTTCCTCTTTTCGCTGCGCAAGAACGTCATCGGCGGCGGTGAAAGCGCCTTTGAAGAAGCGCTGCGGCTCAAGCCCGAGGAATTTGACGAGCAGTTCGATCGGTACATCAAGGACCGGTTCAAGCCGTTCCGCGACAAGGAGCGGCCGGCCGACTACGGCCGCGACCTCGCGCCGCGCCGCGACCGCACGCCGTACGTGTCGGTGCTGTCGATTGAGCCCTCCCCCATCGGCGACGTCATCGCGGCGGTCGTGGGCAACACGCGGGACCAGGAACTGGACATCATCCTCATCTCGGCCAAGGACGGCCAGTTCGTGAAGAACCTGACGAAAGGCTTCGACAAGGACCGCGGCTTCGAGTACATCGCCACGGCCGGCGGCCTGCGCGGCAACCTGGTGCCCTGGATCACGTGGTCGCCCAAGGGCGATCGCCTGGCATATTTCGCGCGCACCGAAAAGTCCAAGACGCTCGTGATCCAGGACGTGGTGAGTGGGCGCACGGTGCAGAAGCTGGCGCTCAACACCATTGACGGCCCCGAGTCACCGGCCTTCAGTCCCGACGGAATGCGGGTGACGTTCTCGGGCCTCCAGGGCGCCACCGGCGACATCTTCGTTGTGGACCTTGGTACCGGCCAGGTCACCAACGTCACCAACGATGCGTTCGCCGATTACGCGCCTTCGTTTGCCCCCGACGGGCGCTCGCTGGTGTATTCGGCGCGCATCAGCGGCAACGACAAACTCTTCCGCGTGGCACTCGATGGCGGCGCCAAGACGCAGCTGACGTTCGGCACGCATGACGACACAGGCGCGAAGTTCCTGGACCCCAAGACGGTGGTCTTCACGTCCACCGCCACCGACCCGGCAGTGATGCTGACGCCCGAAGTGGCGCGCAACGGCAACATCCCGAACGTGTGGTCGCTTGATGTGACCAACGGCGAACTGAAGCAGTGGACGGACGCGGCCACCGGCAACGTCTCGCCCGTGGCGCTGCCCGAAGGCAGCGCGATGAAGGTGGCGTTTGTGTCCTACAACAAGGGCCAGAACGGCATTCACATCATCAATCGCGAAAAGCCCCTGCTCACCGTCCCGTCGTCGGACTTCGGAGCGCCGGCGCCCATCGTGGACTTCCAGCCGCCGATGAGCCACACGCTGCTCAAGCAGAACATGCACCGCAAGGGCATGTTCGAGAAGATGACGCTCGACGGCCGGCCCCCTGTGAACCTTGGCGTCACCAGCGGCGGCGACCTGTTCGGCGGCACGCAAATCAGCTTCAGTGATGTGCTGGGCGGCAAGCAGGTCAACTTCTTTGCGGCCTCCGTCTCGCAGTACCGCACGTTGTCGTTGTCCTACATCAACATCGAGAGCCGGCTGCAGTACGCGTTGCAGGCGTTTTCGCAGGACACGTTCTTCTACGGTCAGCTCGACGGGTATCTCTACCAGCTGGGCCTCACGCCGTTCATCGATCGCGACCTGGCGCAGGCCGTGCGCACACAACGCGGCATGACGGGCTTCGGCATCTACCCGTTCAACCGGTACTCACGCGTGGAGCTGTCGGGCGGGTACGTGTACCTGCAGGAGCGGTACGAGGACCCCGCCCTGCAGCAGCTCTCTCAGGAGTACCAGGAGCAGCAGTTCGGAACGCAGCTGTTCCAGTCGGGACACATGATTCCGCTGGGCCTGACGTTTGTGCACGAAACCACGGTGTTCCGCGATTACGGTCCTGTGGCCGGCAAGACCGCCAGCATTGGCGTGTCCTGGTCACCCAAGTTCAGCAAGTCGCTCTCGCGGCGCACGGTGGACGTGGATGCGCGGTACTACAAGCGGCTTGGCGTCAACGGCACGCTCGCCTTCCGCGCACGCGGCCTGCAGAGCTGGGGCGACAACCCCGAGTTCCTGCCCTTCGGCGGCAACTCCGAGATGCGCGGGTACGAATACCTCGAGTTCCTCGGTCACAAGGCGTTCTTCGGCAACGTGGAACTCCGCATTCCCCTGATCGAGGCGATGCTCACGCCGCTGGGTGTGCTCGGTGGCATCCGCGGGACATTGTTCTTCAATGTGGGCGGCGCCGGCATCAACGGCCAGTCATTCAGCCCCTGGACCAGCAACGACGAACTGGTCACGCCGCTGCTCGGCTTCGAGTTTGACCCCACCACCGGCGTCTACAACCCGGTCTTCGACACCAACACCTACGTGGTCTCGGGCTTCCGCCTCAAGGACGCGCGCGCGTCGTATGGCATCGGCCTGCAGAGCTTCCTGCTCGGCTTCCCCATGCACTTCGACTGGTCGTGGAAGACGATGTTCAACAAGGACTACGAGGATCTGATCTTCGCGGCCGAAGGCGGCAGCCAGACGTTCCGCAAGCGCAAGTTCTCGTTCTGGATCGGATACGACTTCTGA
- a CDS encoding TlpA family protein disulfide reductase — translation MKLSTKWIVRWAVALGLAGALAFVPLRWAMEDHDEGAVPPEGVEMAKLDYILKDMNGLDVRLSDFKGRPMIINFWATWCGPCKHEIPAFNQLVEKYKAQNFIVLGISVDDKPEDLRPFAAEFKMNYPVLVGLGHDELQEHYGANPLPISWFIRADGSVDYKLTGTQSLDWFEGRVKRLFEPRTAEGQ, via the coding sequence ATGAAACTCAGTACGAAGTGGATCGTCCGATGGGCCGTGGCGCTCGGCCTGGCCGGCGCGCTGGCCTTTGTGCCGCTCCGCTGGGCGATGGAGGACCATGACGAGGGAGCGGTCCCGCCTGAAGGCGTGGAGATGGCCAAGCTCGACTACATCTTGAAGGACATGAACGGGCTGGATGTGCGCCTGTCCGACTTCAAGGGCCGCCCGATGATCATCAACTTCTGGGCCACGTGGTGCGGGCCCTGCAAACACGAGATTCCGGCGTTCAACCAGTTGGTGGAAAAGTACAAAGCGCAGAACTTCATCGTGCTGGGGATCTCGGTGGATGACAAGCCCGAGGACCTGCGCCCGTTTGCCGCCGAGTTCAAGATGAACTACCCCGTGCTCGTGGGCCTGGGGCACGACGAATTGCAGGAGCATTACGGCGCGAACCCGCTGCCGATCTCATGGTTCATCCGGGCCGACGGCTCGGTGGACTATAAATTGACCGGTACCCAGTCACTCGACTGGTTCGAGGGACGCGTGAAGCGATTGTTCGAGCCCCGAACGGCGGAAGGCCAGTAG
- a CDS encoding SPFH domain-containing protein → MREKLRSTLAGWLMVPVLLAAAAGSIWGIISAATVENPVGLVLSAAALVVTGVLAFGFFIVNPNEAKVLTLFGKYSGSVKVDGFHWANPLLTKRHISLRVRNFESSQIKVNDLEGNPIEIAAVVVWKVTETAEACFEVDSYEHYVKVQTEAAVRNLATHYPYDAYEEHHKSLRGNTVEIAEQMKVEVQERLAKAGVEVLEARINHLAYAPEIASAMLQRQQAGAIIAARSRIVEGAVGMVEMALDLLSKRDVVELDNDRKAAMVSNLLVVLCGDRNTQPVVNTGTIYQ, encoded by the coding sequence ATACGAGAGAAGCTTCGTTCAACACTGGCAGGCTGGTTAATGGTTCCCGTGCTGCTGGCGGCGGCAGCGGGTTCTATATGGGGGATCATCAGCGCGGCGACGGTCGAGAATCCGGTCGGCCTTGTCCTCAGCGCGGCGGCCCTCGTGGTGACCGGGGTGCTCGCCTTCGGATTCTTCATCGTCAATCCGAACGAGGCCAAGGTCCTGACGCTGTTCGGCAAGTACTCGGGCAGTGTGAAGGTCGATGGCTTCCACTGGGCGAATCCCCTCCTGACGAAGCGACACATCTCGCTTCGTGTGCGCAACTTCGAGAGTTCGCAGATCAAGGTGAACGACCTCGAGGGCAACCCCATCGAAATCGCGGCGGTCGTGGTGTGGAAAGTGACTGAGACCGCAGAAGCGTGTTTTGAAGTGGACAGCTACGAACACTACGTCAAAGTGCAGACCGAGGCGGCCGTGCGCAACCTGGCGACGCATTACCCGTACGACGCGTATGAGGAACACCACAAGTCCCTGCGCGGCAATACCGTTGAAATTGCCGAGCAGATGAAGGTGGAGGTCCAGGAGCGGCTGGCGAAGGCCGGGGTGGAAGTGCTCGAGGCGCGCATCAACCATCTGGCGTACGCGCCGGAAATCGCATCAGCGATGCTGCAGCGTCAGCAAGCGGGCGCCATTATCGCCGCGCGTTCGCGCATCGTTGAAGGCGCCGTGGGCATGGTGGAAATGGCGTTGGACCTGCTCTCCAAGCGCGACGTGGTCGAACTCGACAACGACCGCAAGGCCGCGATGGTCAGCAATCTGCTGGTCGTGCTCTGCGGTGATCGCAACACCCAGCCCGTGGTCAACACCGGGACGATCTATCAGTAA
- a CDS encoding endonuclease/exonuclease/phosphatase family protein: MDLRVVTYNIHRSRGMDRRTRPERIADVLAALEADVIALQEVIGPSGTGQGHAEIIGAALGMGWIMAPVRELRNHQFGNVILSRFPMWDHSQHDLSWKTCEARGAQRVAVDVGQGTLQVYNAHLGTALLERRYQAMRLAAWVDDKKVQGPKLLFGDFNEWSRPLATDILAKRLQSIDLFPYLKRRRTYPGFFPLLHLDHIYYQGEIEVRQISLPRTRLAKMASDHLPLVADLRVKL, encoded by the coding sequence GTGGACCTCAGAGTCGTCACGTACAACATCCATCGGTCACGCGGCATGGACCGCCGGACGCGGCCGGAGCGGATAGCGGATGTGCTGGCCGCGCTCGAGGCCGACGTCATCGCGTTACAGGAGGTCATTGGACCGAGCGGGACGGGCCAAGGCCACGCCGAAATCATCGGGGCGGCTCTGGGGATGGGCTGGATCATGGCGCCCGTCCGCGAGCTCAGGAACCACCAGTTCGGCAACGTGATTCTCAGCCGGTTTCCGATGTGGGACCACTCTCAGCACGATCTGTCGTGGAAGACGTGCGAAGCGCGGGGCGCCCAGCGCGTGGCGGTGGACGTGGGACAGGGCACGCTGCAGGTCTACAACGCCCATCTGGGGACGGCCTTGCTTGAGCGGCGGTATCAGGCGATGCGCCTGGCGGCCTGGGTGGACGACAAGAAGGTGCAGGGCCCCAAGTTGCTGTTCGGGGACTTCAACGAATGGTCGCGCCCCCTGGCGACCGACATTCTGGCCAAGCGGTTGCAAAGTATCGACCTGTTTCCGTACCTGAAGCGCCGCCGCACCTACCCGGGGTTCTTCCCCCTGCTCCACCTGGACCACATCTACTACCAGGGTGAGATCGAGGTGCGCCAGATCTCCCTGCCGCGCACGCGCCTGGCCAAGATGGCGTCGGACCATCTGCCGCTGGTGGCCGACCTTCGCGTCAAGCTGTAG
- a CDS encoding ATP-dependent 6-phosphofructokinase, producing MTSSVRRIGILTGGGDAPGLNAVIRAVVKSAANADIECIGLEDSFDGLIFPERSRPLTPRDVTGILRLGGTILGTTNRGNPFVYPVTTGAGSADYSARCVENFHKLGLDALVVIGGDGTLAIAYELQKLGVPMVGVPKTIDNDIVETTMTFGFDTAVAFATDAIDRLHSTAEAHHRVMVVEVMGRYAGWIALHSGIGGGADVVLIPELPYTLERVAEHIRARERWGARFSIVVAAEGAFPAGGATFIKAAATADRVERLGGVGEQVARALEPLTDKECRHVVLGHLQRGGWPTSYDRVLATRFGSFAVELLQQGRFGVMTALHPPDVVAVPIADVVGRTRKVPSDSDIVRTAKHVGICFGD from the coding sequence ATGACTTCATCAGTACGCCGTATAGGTATCCTCACGGGCGGCGGCGACGCCCCCGGGCTCAACGCCGTGATTCGGGCGGTCGTCAAGTCTGCCGCCAACGCCGATATCGAGTGCATCGGCCTCGAGGACAGCTTTGACGGATTGATCTTCCCCGAGCGCTCCCGCCCTCTGACCCCACGTGACGTCACGGGCATTTTGCGTCTCGGAGGCACGATTCTCGGCACCACCAACCGGGGCAACCCGTTTGTCTATCCGGTCACGACCGGCGCCGGCTCCGCCGACTATTCCGCGCGCTGCGTCGAGAACTTTCACAAGCTCGGCCTTGATGCGCTGGTGGTCATCGGAGGTGATGGCACGCTCGCCATTGCCTACGAGCTGCAGAAACTCGGGGTGCCGATGGTGGGTGTCCCCAAAACCATCGACAACGACATCGTCGAAACCACGATGACGTTCGGGTTCGATACGGCGGTGGCGTTTGCCACCGATGCCATCGACCGGCTGCACTCAACGGCCGAAGCGCATCACCGCGTGATGGTGGTTGAGGTCATGGGCCGCTACGCCGGCTGGATTGCCTTGCACTCGGGCATCGGCGGTGGCGCCGACGTCGTACTCATTCCGGAACTGCCGTACACCCTCGAGCGGGTCGCCGAACATATCCGCGCCCGTGAACGGTGGGGCGCCAGGTTCAGCATCGTTGTGGCCGCCGAGGGGGCGTTCCCCGCTGGAGGGGCCACGTTCATCAAAGCCGCCGCGACCGCCGATCGTGTGGAACGCCTGGGCGGCGTGGGTGAGCAGGTGGCGCGCGCCCTTGAGCCGCTCACCGATAAAGAGTGCCGCCATGTGGTGCTCGGGCACCTGCAGCGTGGCGGATGGCCCACGAGTTACGATCGGGTGCTGGCCACACGCTTCGGAAGCTTCGCGGTGGAGTTGTTGCAGCAGGGCCGCTTTGGTGTGATGACCGCGCTGCACCCGCCCGATGTGGTGGCCGTGCCGATCGCGGATGTCGTCGGCCGCACACGCAAGGTGCCGTCCGACTCCGACATTGTGCGGACGGCCAAACACGTCGGCATCTGCTTCGGCGACTAG
- a CDS encoding PepSY domain-containing protein: MHGNVLNRKLHYWGAAIIAIPLLALIVTGLLLQMKKHWAWVQPVEQRGSTKAPVIELSGILKAIREHSDPHVAVQTWDDIKRLDVRPDRGVAKATLHNDYEVQVDLGTGRVMQVAYRRSDWIETIHDGSIFGDWVKLGVVLPSACVLLFLWGSGMWMWIYPLINRRKVRRRRAA, encoded by the coding sequence ATGCACGGCAATGTACTGAATCGAAAACTGCACTACTGGGGAGCGGCCATCATCGCGATCCCCCTCCTGGCGCTGATCGTCACCGGCCTCCTCCTGCAGATGAAGAAGCACTGGGCCTGGGTGCAGCCTGTCGAACAGCGCGGCTCCACCAAGGCGCCGGTCATCGAGCTGAGCGGCATCCTGAAAGCGATTCGCGAGCACAGCGATCCTCACGTGGCCGTGCAGACCTGGGATGACATCAAGCGCCTCGATGTGCGGCCCGACCGGGGCGTGGCCAAGGCCACCCTGCACAACGACTACGAGGTGCAGGTGGACCTGGGCACCGGCCGCGTCATGCAGGTGGCGTATCGGCGCAGCGACTGGATCGAGACCATCCACGACGGATCGATCTTCGGCGACTGGGTGAAGTTGGGGGTGGTGCTGCCGTCGGCCTGTGTGCTGCTGTTTCTGTGGGGCAGCGGCATGTGGATGTGGATCTATCCGCTGATCAATCGCCGCAAAGTCCGCCGCCGCCGCGCGGCGTAG